In one Sphingomonas sanguinis genomic region, the following are encoded:
- a CDS encoding histidine-type phosphatase — MIALPRRLRAPLALFALSMLAVPVAAQKAPAPQGLTLDRVVVLMRHGVRAPLDGEVPHGTRTAKPWPIWTTPESELTPHGAEALAAEARADRADWIARGLLTRNCPAPGSIRIWTNSSSRTIASGEAYAKALAPGCAVPVAHNPLGQVDPLFEPLRARATRFDATTAVADIDRFTGGMDALVARNRPALQLLNRVLGCGDAKGCDPAGPARLTPSADGHGIDLTGPIRTASGTAQVLLLQYAEGLSPSVGGLPVDGAVLARLGAVHAALFDVYSRSPYMAAHQSAAFGRHMIEALTARDGAKIDMLVGHDTNVTALAALLGFDLVAPGYATNDAAPGGAILIERWHDAKGRAFVTVRYRTQSPEQIRAHAAAVSVKPVQVRGCPADAPCPLDRFVTLFGERLAPLAR; from the coding sequence ATGATCGCTCTCCCCCGCCGCCTGCGCGCGCCGCTCGCCCTGTTCGCCCTTTCCATGCTGGCGGTGCCGGTCGCGGCGCAGAAGGCCCCTGCGCCCCAGGGGCTGACGCTCGACCGGGTCGTCGTGCTGATGCGGCACGGCGTCCGCGCCCCGCTGGACGGCGAGGTGCCGCACGGCACCCGCACCGCCAAGCCCTGGCCGATCTGGACCACGCCGGAGAGCGAACTGACCCCGCACGGCGCCGAAGCCCTCGCCGCCGAGGCCCGCGCCGACCGCGCGGACTGGATCGCGCGCGGCCTGCTGACCCGGAACTGCCCCGCGCCCGGCAGCATCCGCATCTGGACGAACAGCTCGTCCCGCACCATCGCCAGCGGCGAAGCCTATGCCAAGGCGCTGGCCCCCGGTTGCGCGGTGCCGGTCGCGCACAACCCGCTGGGTCAGGTCGATCCGCTGTTCGAGCCGCTGCGCGCCCGCGCCACCCGCTTCGACGCGACGACGGCGGTGGCGGATATCGACCGCTTCACCGGCGGTATGGACGCGCTGGTCGCGCGGAACCGCCCCGCGCTGCAATTGCTGAATCGGGTACTGGGCTGCGGCGATGCCAAGGGCTGCGACCCGGCGGGACCGGCGCGGCTGACGCCCTCGGCCGACGGGCATGGCATCGATCTGACCGGGCCGATCCGCACCGCCTCGGGCACGGCGCAGGTGCTGTTGCTGCAATATGCCGAAGGGCTGTCGCCTTCGGTCGGCGGCCTGCCGGTTGACGGGGCGGTGCTGGCGAGGCTGGGCGCGGTCCATGCCGCGCTGTTCGACGTCTATTCGCGCTCGCCCTATATGGCCGCGCACCAGTCGGCGGCGTTCGGGCGGCACATGATCGAGGCGCTGACCGCCAGGGACGGCGCGAAGATCGACATGCTGGTCGGACACGACACCAATGTCACCGCGCTGGCGGCTTTGCTCGGCTTCGATCTGGTCGCGCCGGGCTATGCGACCAATGATGCCGCCCCAGGCGGCGCGATCCTGATCGAGCGCTGGCATGATGCCAAGGGCCGCGCCTTCGTCACCGTCCGCTATCGCACCCAATCGCCGGAGCAGATCCGCGCCCACGCCGCCGCCGTGTCGGTGAAGCCGGTGCAGGTGCGCGGTTGCCCAGCCGATGCCCCCTGCCCGCTCGACCGCTTCGTAACGTTGTTCGGCGAGCGGCTGGCCCCGCTGGCGAGGTAG
- a CDS encoding response regulator transcription factor, producing the protein MSLHLLLVEDDATYAHGLAADLIAMGHRVEHVGDGRLALAAMDREQYDAVILDRMMPRLDGLSVVETLRGGGITVPVVMLTALSMATDKVDGLEAGADDYVVKPVEPQELVARIQAVIRGRRWTVSESDTIRAGNIVVSPTGFRAWRGGQPITLANLELKLLAELARHAGEVLTRAMLIERVWGYDFEPETNIVDVYIRRLRVKLTENGGEDPIETVRGIGYSLKP; encoded by the coding sequence ATGAGCCTGCACCTGCTTCTGGTCGAGGACGATGCCACCTATGCGCACGGCCTCGCCGCCGACCTGATCGCAATGGGCCACCGGGTCGAGCATGTCGGGGACGGCCGCCTCGCGCTCGCCGCGATGGACCGCGAGCAATATGACGCGGTGATCCTCGACCGCATGATGCCGCGCCTGGACGGGCTGTCGGTGGTCGAGACGCTGCGCGGGGGCGGCATCACAGTGCCCGTCGTGATGCTGACCGCGCTGTCCATGGCGACCGACAAGGTCGACGGGCTGGAAGCGGGCGCGGACGATTATGTCGTCAAGCCGGTCGAGCCGCAGGAACTGGTCGCGCGCATCCAGGCGGTGATCCGGGGCCGCCGCTGGACGGTCAGCGAAAGCGACACCATCCGCGCAGGGAACATCGTGGTCAGCCCGACGGGCTTTCGCGCCTGGCGCGGCGGCCAGCCGATCACGCTCGCCAATCTGGAGCTGAAGCTGCTGGCCGAACTGGCCCGCCATGCGGGCGAGGTGCTGACCCGTGCCATGCTGATCGAGCGGGTCTGGGGCTATGATTTCGAGCCGGAGACCAATATCGTCGACGTCTATATTCGGCGCCTGCGCGTCAAGCTGACCGAGAATGGCGGCGAGGATCCCATCGAAACGGTGCGCGGGATCGGTTATTCGCTGAAACCATGA
- a CDS encoding sensor histidine kinase, which produces MIQGAIRRLSLRGLTIGVLALFLIATVATAIAILAANRVTVARAVDRRIEVVADLVLERDAGETRLPTPLLLERIATLSGQRDTGDIGLLLLGPDGRRLGGNIAPRFTLPMGRSDLRQRDGIIGLSHGRALVRDAGEGRRLAVVAETEPFDRYRATRTRIYLIGFGSIILIVVGGLTAFSMLVGRRIADQRATVEAIIAGNIRHRVPLTGSGDEFDRQAAAFNHMLDRIAELMEAMRGQSNDIAHDLRTPLSRLRGQLARMVEEARDPAQAERAHAALAQCDALLAMFAALLRIAEIEAGHRKAGFAPFDLSILVRDTATMMIPVAEDAGHRLDVAIDAAAPDLVGDRQLLTQALVNLIGNAIKYGGDTITVSLDAGEEGVTLSVTDNGPGIAPEDRARALRRFGRLDPAREAAGGHGLGLPLVEAIARLHRGRLTLGDAAPGLVVSLILPRR; this is translated from the coding sequence ATGATCCAGGGTGCGATCCGTCGTCTGTCGCTGCGCGGGCTGACTATCGGCGTCCTGGCCCTGTTCCTGATCGCGACGGTCGCCACCGCCATTGCGATCCTGGCCGCCAACCGCGTCACGGTGGCGCGCGCGGTGGACCGCCGGATCGAAGTCGTCGCCGATCTGGTGCTGGAGCGCGACGCGGGCGAGACGCGGCTTCCTACCCCCCTGCTGCTCGAACGCATCGCCACCCTGTCGGGCCAGCGCGACACCGGTGATATCGGTCTGTTGCTGCTGGGGCCGGACGGGCGCAGGTTGGGCGGCAATATCGCGCCGCGCTTCACCCTGCCGATGGGCCGTTCGGATTTGCGCCAGCGTGACGGGATCATCGGCCTGTCGCATGGCCGCGCGCTGGTCCGCGACGCGGGCGAAGGGCGGCGGCTGGCGGTGGTGGCGGAAACCGAGCCGTTCGACCGCTACCGCGCGACGCGGACGCGTATCTATCTGATCGGGTTCGGCTCGATCATCCTGATCGTGGTCGGCGGCCTCACCGCCTTTTCGATGCTGGTCGGCCGTCGCATCGCCGACCAACGCGCCACGGTCGAGGCGATCATCGCAGGCAACATCCGCCACCGCGTCCCCCTGACCGGATCGGGCGACGAGTTCGACCGCCAGGCCGCCGCCTTCAACCACATGCTCGACCGCATCGCCGAACTGATGGAGGCGATGCGCGGCCAGTCCAACGACATCGCCCATGACCTGCGCACGCCGCTGTCGCGCTTGCGCGGCCAACTGGCGCGGATGGTCGAGGAGGCGCGGGATCCCGCCCAGGCCGAGCGCGCCCACGCCGCGCTAGCCCAGTGCGACGCGCTGCTCGCCATGTTCGCCGCGCTGCTGCGCATCGCCGAGATCGAGGCGGGGCATCGCAAGGCGGGGTTCGCCCCCTTCGACCTGTCCATACTGGTCCGCGACACCGCGACGATGATGATCCCCGTCGCCGAGGATGCCGGGCATCGTCTGGACGTGGCGATCGATGCCGCAGCGCCGGACTTAGTCGGCGACCGGCAGTTGCTGACCCAGGCGCTGGTCAATTTGATCGGCAATGCGATCAAATATGGCGGCGACACGATCACCGTGTCGCTCGATGCCGGCGAAGAGGGCGTGACCTTGAGCGTCACGGATAACGGCCCCGGCATCGCGCCCGAGGATCGCGCCCGTGCGCTACGCCGTTTCGGGCGGCTCGATCCCGCGCGGGAAGCGGCGGGAGGCCATGGCCTGGGCCTGCCGCTGGTCGAGGCGATCGCGCGGCTGCATCGCGGGCGGCTAACGCTGGGCGACGCCGCGCCGGGGCTGGTCGTATCGCTGATCCTTCCCCGTCGCTGA